The proteins below come from a single Lepidochelys kempii isolate rLepKem1 chromosome 20, rLepKem1.hap2, whole genome shotgun sequence genomic window:
- the RAD23A gene encoding UV excision repair protein RAD23 homolog A isoform X2 — MAVTVTLKTLQQQTFKIRMEPEETVRVLKEKIEAEKGKEAFPVSGQKLIYAGKILSDDVAIKEYKIDEKNFVVVMVTKTKSNSGVPAPSPGDAGPASVPEPAPSVGQTPAPAAGADAVLPPVPVAPSEEKPPEEPAVVTLPESTAGSVPSSGSVGRPDDAASTLVTGSEYETMLTEIMSMGYERERVVAALRASYNNPHRAVEYLLTGIPGTSEPERAPIQESQPTEQPAPEGENPLEFLRDQPQFQNMRQQISQHQEQFIQMLNEPLGEMADISDIEGEIGAIGEESPQMNYIQVTPQEKEAIERLKALGFPESLVIQAYFACEKNENLAANFLLSQNFDDE, encoded by the exons ATGGCGGTGACCGTCACCCTCAAGACGCTGCAGCAGCAAACCTTCAAGATCCGCATGGAGCCCGAGGAGACG GTGCGGGTCCTCAAGGAGAAGATTGAGGCCGAGAAAGGCAAGGAGGCTTTCCCCGTGTCAGGCCAGAAGCTGATCTACGCTGGCAAGATCCTGAGCGACGATGTCGCCATCAAGGAGTACAAGATCGATGAGAAGAACTTCGTGGTGGTCATGGTGACCAAG ACCAAATCCAACTCGGgcgtcccagccccctcccctggcgACGCTGGGCCGGCCAGTGTCCCGGAGCCAGCCCCGTCGGTGGGGCAGACGCCGGCGCCTGCAGCCGGTGCCGACGCTGTCCTGCCCCCAGTGCCTGTGGCGCCGAGCGAGGAGAAGCCTCCGGAAGAGCCGGCTGTTGTCACGCTGCCCGAATCCACTGCCGG CTCTGTTCCCTCTTCAGGTAGCGTGGGGCGCCCAGACGACGCGGCTTCCACCCTGG TGACCGGCTCGGAGTACGAGACGATGCTGACCGAGATCATGTCCATGGGATATGAGCGGGAGCGGGTGGTGGCTGCGCTCCGGGCCAGCTACAACAATCCCCACCGCGCCGTGGAGTACCTGCTGACG GGCATCCCAGGCACCTCCGAGCCGGAGAGAGCCCCGATCCAGGAGAGCCAACCCACAGAGCAGCCAGCACCAGAAG GCGAGAACCCGCTGGAGTTCCTGAGAGACCAGCCCCAGTTCCAGAACATGCGACAG CAAATCAGCCAGCACCAAGAGCAGTTCATCCAGATGCTGAACGAGCCGCTGGGAGAGATGGCCGACATCTCTGACATCGAGGGGGAGATCGGGGCCATTGGCGAGGAATCTCCCCAGATGAACTACATCCAGGTCACGCCTCAGGAAAAAGAAGCCATAGAAAGG TTAAAGGCCTTAGGATTCCCGGAAAGTCTGGTCATCCAGGCGTACTTTGCTTGTGAGAAGAATGAAAACCTGGCTGCCAATTTCCTGCTGAGTCAGAACTTCGATGACGAGTGA
- the RAD23A gene encoding UV excision repair protein RAD23 homolog A isoform X1 has protein sequence MAVTVTLKTLQQQTFKIRMEPEETVRVLKEKIEAEKGKEAFPVSGQKLIYAGKILSDDVAIKEYKIDEKNFVVVMVTKTKSNSGVPAPSPGDAGPASVPEPAPSVGQTPAPAAGADAVLPPVPVAPSEEKPPEEPAVVTLPESTAGSVPSSGSVGRPDDAASTLVTGSEYETMLTEIMSMGYERERVVAALRASYNNPHRAVEYLLTGIPGTSEPERAPIQESQPTEQPAPEGENPLEFLRDQPQFQNMRQVIQQNPALLPALLQQLGQENPQLLQQISQHQEQFIQMLNEPLGEMADISDIEGEIGAIGEESPQMNYIQVTPQEKEAIERLKALGFPESLVIQAYFACEKNENLAANFLLSQNFDDE, from the exons ATGGCGGTGACCGTCACCCTCAAGACGCTGCAGCAGCAAACCTTCAAGATCCGCATGGAGCCCGAGGAGACG GTGCGGGTCCTCAAGGAGAAGATTGAGGCCGAGAAAGGCAAGGAGGCTTTCCCCGTGTCAGGCCAGAAGCTGATCTACGCTGGCAAGATCCTGAGCGACGATGTCGCCATCAAGGAGTACAAGATCGATGAGAAGAACTTCGTGGTGGTCATGGTGACCAAG ACCAAATCCAACTCGGgcgtcccagccccctcccctggcgACGCTGGGCCGGCCAGTGTCCCGGAGCCAGCCCCGTCGGTGGGGCAGACGCCGGCGCCTGCAGCCGGTGCCGACGCTGTCCTGCCCCCAGTGCCTGTGGCGCCGAGCGAGGAGAAGCCTCCGGAAGAGCCGGCTGTTGTCACGCTGCCCGAATCCACTGCCGG CTCTGTTCCCTCTTCAGGTAGCGTGGGGCGCCCAGACGACGCGGCTTCCACCCTGG TGACCGGCTCGGAGTACGAGACGATGCTGACCGAGATCATGTCCATGGGATATGAGCGGGAGCGGGTGGTGGCTGCGCTCCGGGCCAGCTACAACAATCCCCACCGCGCCGTGGAGTACCTGCTGACG GGCATCCCAGGCACCTCCGAGCCGGAGAGAGCCCCGATCCAGGAGAGCCAACCCACAGAGCAGCCAGCACCAGAAG GCGAGAACCCGCTGGAGTTCCTGAGAGACCAGCCCCAGTTCCAGAACATGCGACAGGTGATCCAGCAgaacccagccctgctcccggccctgCTCCAGCAGTTGGGCCAGGAGAACCCCCAGCTACTGCAG CAAATCAGCCAGCACCAAGAGCAGTTCATCCAGATGCTGAACGAGCCGCTGGGAGAGATGGCCGACATCTCTGACATCGAGGGGGAGATCGGGGCCATTGGCGAGGAATCTCCCCAGATGAACTACATCCAGGTCACGCCTCAGGAAAAAGAAGCCATAGAAAGG TTAAAGGCCTTAGGATTCCCGGAAAGTCTGGTCATCCAGGCGTACTTTGCTTGTGAGAAGAATGAAAACCTGGCTGCCAATTTCCTGCTGAGTCAGAACTTCGATGACGAGTGA
- the CALR gene encoding calreticulin: MGARVARARANGAAAGAGRLAGPTISAAAPGCAPAVSVWCPAGLLASRDGPGRHLPGTSARPTVMSPLLALCGLLGLVAAGPAQYFREEFGDGDAWTSRWVESKHKSDYGKFKLTAGKFYGDAEKDKGLQTSQDARFYALSARFDPFSNKDKTLVVQFTVKHEQNIDCGGGYVKLFPSSLSQEDMHGDSEYNIMFGPDICGPGTKKVHVIFNYKGKNILINKDIRCKDDEFTHLYTLIVRPDNTYEVKIDNNKVESGSLEEDWDFLPPKKIKDPEAKKPEDWDDRAKIDDPEDSKPEDWDKPEHIPDPDAKKPEDWDEEMDGEWEPPVIQNPEYKGEWKPRQIDNPDYKGKWVHPEIDNPDYTPDPSLYSYDSFGVIGLDLWQVKSGTIFDNFLITDDEKFAEESGNETWGATKDAEKKMKEQQDEEQRKKQEEEDKKRKEEEGDDEPEGDDNEEEEEEDDDEPEKEEEEETEAPLKDEL; the protein is encoded by the exons ATGGGAGCGCGCGTCGCTCGGGCTCGGGCCAatggggcggcggcgggggccgGGCGCCTGGCCGGGCCGACTATAAGTGCGGCCGCCCCGGGCTGCGCGCCCGCAGTCAGTGTCTGGTGCCCCGCTGGGTTGTTGGCGTCTCGTGACGGGCCAGGCCGGCACCTCCCGGGGACAAGCGCGAGACCCACCGTGATGAGCCCGCTCCTGGCGCTCTGCGGCCTGCTGGGCCTGGTGGCGGCGGGGCCCGCCCAGTACTTCAGGGAGGAGTTCGGGGACGGAG ATGCCTGGACGAGCCGCTGGGTGGAGTCGAAGCACAAGTCGGACTATGGGAAGTTCAAACTCACAGCGGGCAAGTTCTATGGGGACGCAGAGAAGGATAAAG GCCTCCAGACAAGCCAGGATGCCCGTTTCTACGCCCTGTCTGCCCGCTTTGACCCCTTCAGCAACAAGGACAAGACCTTGGTGGTGCAGTTCACGGTGAAACACGAGCAGAATATTGACTGTGGTGGTGGTTATGTCAAGCTCTTCCCCTCGAGCCTGAGCCAGGAGGACATGCATGGGGACTCGGAGTACAACATCATGTTTG GCCCTGACATCTGTGGCCCAGGCACCAAAAAAGTGCACGTGATCTTCAACTACAAAGGGAAGAACATCCTGATCAACAAAGACATCCGTTGCAAG GATGACGAGTTCACGCACCTCTACACCCTCATTGTGCGGCCTGACAACACCTACGAGGTGAAGATTGACAACAACAAGGTGGAGTCGGGCAGCCtggaagaagactgggacttcttGCCTCCCAAGAAGATCAAGGACCCTGAGGCCAAGAAACCAGAGGACTGGGACGATAGGGCCAAGATAGATGACCCCGAGGACTCTAAGCCAGAG GACTGGGATAAGCCGGAGCACATTCCTGACCCTGATGCCAAGAAGCCGGAGGACTGGGATGAGGAGATGGACGGGGAGTGGGAGCCTCCAGTGATCCAGAATCCAGAGTACAAG ggggagtggaaaccccgaCAGATAGACAACCCTGACTACAAGGGGAAGTGGGTGCACCCTGAGATCGACAACCCAGACTACACCCCTGATCCCAGCCTGTACTCCTACGACAGCTTCGGCGTCATCGGCTTGGACCTGTGGCAG GTGAAATCTGGCACCATCTTCGACAACTTCCTGATCACGGATGACGAGAAGTTCGCAGAGGAGTCAGGCAATGAGACCTGGGGGGCCACCAAG GATGCTGAGAAGAAAATGAAGGAGCAGCAGGATGAGGAGCAGAGGAAGAAACAAGAGGAGGAGGACAAGAAGCggaaagaggaggaaggggaCGATGAGCCCGAAGGGGACGataatgaggaagaggaggaggaggatgacgatgagccagagaaggaggaagaggaggaaacgGAGGCACCGCTGAAGGATGAGCTGTAA